One segment of Marinobacter sediminum DNA contains the following:
- a CDS encoding TRAP transporter small permease subunit: MSDLEGFGFVMPHWFYWGWLAVMPLIMMAWDKWSGGHGGDSAEPELTPGELQAEEDDPLIYLQFEGNWFTKVVDWMCDKSGLFVSFWTINAVVFYFFGVVMRYIFNMPTIWVHEASFLLLGMQYMLAGAFAMLHGAHVRVDVMYNMLPARGRIGLDIFTSMFFFIFALILLVTSWTFFQDSYAMNETTVETWGIQHWPAKGMMVLGSLLLLLAGTSKLIKDIVLFVRLGRERTA; the protein is encoded by the coding sequence ATGTCTGATCTTGAAGGTTTCGGATTCGTAATGCCGCACTGGTTCTACTGGGGCTGGCTTGCGGTTATGCCGCTGATCATGATGGCCTGGGACAAGTGGAGTGGTGGTCATGGAGGCGATAGTGCCGAGCCGGAATTGACACCGGGGGAATTACAGGCGGAAGAGGATGATCCACTTATCTATCTCCAGTTCGAAGGGAACTGGTTTACCAAGGTGGTGGACTGGATGTGCGATAAATCCGGTCTGTTCGTGTCGTTCTGGACAATCAATGCCGTTGTGTTCTATTTCTTTGGCGTGGTCATGCGCTACATCTTTAACATGCCCACCATCTGGGTCCATGAAGCCAGCTTCCTGCTGCTAGGTATGCAGTATATGCTGGCGGGCGCATTTGCCATGCTTCATGGCGCCCATGTGCGTGTGGATGTGATGTACAACATGCTGCCGGCGCGGGGAAGAATTGGCCTGGACATCTTTACTTCCATGTTCTTCTTCATTTTTGCCCTGATTCTGCTGGTTACCTCCTGGACCTTCTTCCAGGATTCCTACGCCATGAATGAAACCACGGTTGAGACCTGGGGCATCCAGCATTGGCCGGCCAAAGGCATGATGGTGCTGGGCTCATTACTTCTTTTACTCGCAGGCACATCCAAGCTGATCAAGGATATTGTCCTGTTTGTCCGTCTTGGCCGGGAGCGCACCGCATGA